The Argentina anserina chromosome 3, drPotAnse1.1, whole genome shotgun sequence genome includes a region encoding these proteins:
- the LOC126785691 gene encoding protein STRUBBELIG-RECEPTOR FAMILY 3-like: MGFKRWGICMEVLFGLVLIQSMESSVVALTDPIDVAAINSLYVNLGYPPLQGWLLVGGDPCGENWQGVSCVFANVTALKLSSANLGGQLGDSLQAFGSIIEIDLSNNHIGGNIPTLLPPTVRNVSLSSNQLTGSIPGGLALLSQLMELSLDNNHISGDIPDVFQLLSSLTRLDLSSNNLTGPLGPSLGSLSSLTTLYLQNNHLTGTLDVLQDLPLQDLNIENNLFSGPIPAKLLTIPDFRKEGNPFNTTILPSPPAPAPVASLIASPPSSGTGVENPANGPSSLPKLVPPRTGKSLITKPLTWVAIGGVSLVLLLILCALVRCFKARSVNKKAKRHDSSVYKLPTDDTKYTQSSLEEGLQMEKVPKEAILKPLDGYGAQSIRMGMMAKPQKEKKTDVRSTESSTHRRDHEIDMTDTDEVVLPPPPPPFFLGKKNTVNPVGPATTSKLKCPNPSSMKFFTIAHLQQYTSSFSEDNFVGAGMLGSVYRAKLPDQKLLAVKKLDSTACRQQSDEEFLELVSNISDIRHANIVELVGYCAEHEQRLLVYKYCRNGTLHDALHTDDEIHKKLSWSVRIRVALGAARALEYLHEVCQPPMVHHNFKCANLLLDENLNVHVSDCGLAPLITSPSLAGHLLTAYGSSAPEFESGCYTRQSDVYSFGVVMLELLTGRKAYDRSRPRGEQYLVRWAVPKLHDIDALSRMVDPSLNGAYAMKSLSRLADIISSCIHRDPEFRPPISEIVQELLQMT; this comes from the exons ATGGGGTTTAAGAGGTGGGGGATATGCATGGAGGTCTTGTTTGGGTTGGTGCTAATTCAGAGTATGGAATCTTCTGTTGTTGCTTTGACTGACCCAATAGACG TTGCTGCAATCAATAGCCTGTATGTTAATCTTGGGTACCCACCTCTGCAAGGGTGGCTTCTTGTTGGAGGAGACCCATGTGGGGAGAATTGGCAAGGTGTTAGTTGTGTCTTCGCGAATGTAACAGCACT AAAGCTTAGTAGTGCCAACTTGGGAGGACAACTGGGTGATAGCCTGCAAGCCTTTGGGTCAATAATAGAAAT AGATTTGAGTAATAATCATATTGGAGGGAATATTCCAACACTTTTGCCTCCGACTGTCAGAAATGT TTCGCTATCTAGTAATCAGCTTACTGGAAGCATCCCAGGTGGTTTGGCATTGTTATCTCAGTTGATGGAATT GTCATTAGATAATAACCATATCAGTGGAGATATACCAGATGTCTTTCAACTGCTTAGTAGTTTGACGAGATT GGATCTGTCCAGTAATAATTTAACTGGTCCACTAGGTCCGTCGTTGGGGAGTTTGTCATCTCTCACCACATT GTATCTGCAGAACAATCACCTGACTGGAACTCTAGATGTGTTGCAGGATCTTCCGCTACAGGATTT GAATATTGAGAATAATCTATTCTCTGGGCCAATACCTGCAAAATTGCTGACTATTCCAGATTTCAG AAAAGAGGGAAATCCTTTCAACACCACTATTCTTCCATCACCTCCAGCACCAGCACCAGTAGCTTCATTGATAGCTAGTCCACCTTCTTCTGGAACAGGAGTAGAGAATCCTGCTAATGGGCCCTCTTCTCTACCAAAACTCGTACCTCCTAGAACTGGAAAATCCTTAATAACTAAGCCACTCACTTGGGTTGCAATTGGAGGGGTTTCATTAGTTCTGTTATTGATTCTGTGTGCACTTGTAAGATGTTTCAAAGCAAGAAGTGTCAACAAGAAAGCAAAGAGGCATGACAGTAGTGTATATAAGCTTCCTACAGATGATACCAAATACACGCAGTCTTCACTTGAAGAAGGTCTTCAAATGGAGAAAG TTCCCAAAGAGGCGATTTTGAAACCACTGGATGGATATGGAGCACAGAGCATCAGAATGGGTATGATGGCAAAACcacaaaaagagaaaaagactGATGTGAGAAGTACTGAAAGTTCAACGCATAGGAGGGATCATGAAATTGACATGACAGACACGGATGAAGTAGTTTTGCCGCCGCCACCTCCTCCATTTTTCCTTGGCAAGAAGAATACTGTAAATCCTGTTGGTCCAGCTACCACAAGCAAGCTGAAGTGTCCAAACCCTAGCTCTATGAAATTCTTCACTATCGCGCACCTTCAGCAGTATACCAGTAGCTTTTCAGAAGATAATTTTGTTGGAGCAGGCATGCTTGGCAGTGTATATAGGGCTAAGCTTCCTGATCAAAAG CTCTTGGCAGTCAAGAAACTGGACAGTACAGCTTGCAGGCAGCAGAGTGATGAGGAATTTCTTGAATTGGTGTCTAATATCTCTGACATTAGACATGCTAATATTGTGGAACTAGTGGGTTACTGTGCAGAGCATGAGCAACGACTGCTTGTGTATAAGTATTGCAGAAATGGGACTCTCCATGACGCACTGCATACTGATGATGAAATTCATAAAAAGCTCTCATGGAGTGTGCGGATCCGTGTAGCACTTGGAGCAGCAAGGGCTCTTGA GTATTTGCATGAGGTCTGTCAACCGCCAATGGTGCATCACAATTTCAAATGTGCCAATCTTCTTCTTGATGAAAATCTCAACGTACATGTCTCAGACTGTGGTTTGGCTCCTTTGATAACGTCTCCCTCT TTGGCTGGCCACCTTCTCACTGCCTATGGTTCTTCAGCACCAGAATTTGAATCAGGGTGCTATACTCGCCAAAGTGATGTCTATagctttggagttgtgatgttaGAGCTCCTTACAGGACGCAAAGCCTATGACAG GTCACGGCCTCGTGGTGAACAATATTTGGTCAGATGGGCAGTTCCCAAGCTTCATGACATCGATGCGTTGTCAAGGATGGTTGATCCCTCTTTAAATGGAGCATATGCAATGAAGTCTTTGTCACGTTTGGCGGATATTATTTCTTCTTGCATACAT CGAGACCCAGAATTCCGACCACCTATATCTGAAATCGTTCAAGAACTCTTGCAAATGACTTAG
- the LOC126789604 gene encoding uncharacterized protein LOC126789604: protein MGCCLSSTATDKSSAPPNPRLHFQSRSDDSRAPPPVDEEAVKEVLSETPTPKPKLQQDQQPVLFQVPQQHNKTTTQEPVFEVKLDQIQEQQHKNKVFVDDQEPPQKRDKRIPICPEISEDASEICSLQSESVSATTATRDDDEEVQQRVVLNSRVSPRKLHKSPRDGFGPGRVVGKSPTRRTDSSPGRRYGNGVGSGRLAQPGQQAVGGRRAGLSGEPNRRDPGESSGRRSRSPATRITENGGINRANVSRSPSANRRYPGRSPVGPVESSNSSTRRRVEEPRMEEGKWAANESLENPLVSLECFIFL, encoded by the coding sequence ATGGGCTGCTGTCTCAGCTCCACCGCCACCGACAAGTCCTCAGCTCCTCCCAATCCGCGCCTACATTTCCAGAGTCGATCCGACGACAGCAGAGCTCCACCGCCGGTGGACGAAGAGGCTGTTAAGGAAGTCCTCTCCGAAACACCGACACCGAAGCCGAAGCTACAACAAGACCAACAACCAGTACTGTTTCAAGTCCCACAACAGCACAACAAGACAACAACCCAAGAGCCTGTCTTTGAAGTAAAGCTGGATCAGATTCAAGAACAacaacataagaacaaagtcTTTGTCGACGACCAGGAACCCCCGCAGAAACGGGACAAGAGAATACCCATTTGCCCGGAGATCTCGGAGGACGCGTCGGAGATTTGCAGCCTCCAGAGTGAGAGCGTATCGGCGACGACGGCGACCAGAGACGACGACGAGGAGGTTCAGCAGAGGGTCGTACTCAACAGCAGAGTGTCGCCAAGGAAATTACACAAGAGCCCCCGAGACGGGttcgggccgggtcgggtggTGGGTAAGTCACCGACGCGGAGGACGGACTCGTCGCCGGGCCGGAGATATGGAAATGGAGTCGGTTCGGGGAGGTTGGCCCAACCGGGTCAGCAGGCGGTGGGTGGAAGGCGGGCCGGGTTGAGTGGTGAGCCCAACCGGCGCGACCCGGGTGAGAGTTCGGGTCGGAGGTCCAGGTCGCCGGCGACGAGGATCACGGAAAATGGTGGGATTAATAGGGCAAATGTGAGTCGGAGCCCGTCTGCTAATAGAAGGTATCCGGGTCGGAGCCCGGTTGGTCCAGTTGAGAGTTCGAATAGTTCGACCCGGAGAAGGGTGGAGGAGCCGAGAATGGAGGAGGGTAAGTGGGCGGCGAATGAGTCACTAGAAAACCCGCTTGTTTCTTTGGAATGCTTCATTttcttatga
- the LOC126787898 gene encoding uncharacterized protein LOC126787898 yields MVVQEHSFVWPPIGAPMNNMQQQQQRDEHMSPFNSSVNAVSFGFVATAILISMFLVMAIFERFLRPTSPEFSPSGRRRNGDLEAQLDFNGKLGYPSPKMSVYASGVSVLMPGDDIPSYIAHPAPVPCPPERMFWPPHQHISLPNSTSNSNLNSG; encoded by the exons ATGGTTGTGCAAGAACACAGTTTTGTGTGGCCTCCAATTGGAGCACCTATGAATAAtatgcagcagcagcagcagagaGATGAGCATATGAGTCCCTTTAATTCTTCGGTCAATGCTGTTTCGTTTGGTTTTGTAGCCACTGCTATTCTCATCTCCATGTTCTTAGTCATGGCCATCTTTGAGAGATTCCTCAGACCCACATCCCCGGAATTCTCGCCGTCCGGCCGCCGGAGAAATGGAGATCTTGAGGCCCAGTTGGACTTCAATGGCAAACTTGGCTACCCATCACCCAAA ATGTCTGTGTATGCAAGTGGAGTTTCTGTTCTAATGCCTGGAGATGATATTCCGTCCTACATTGCACACCCAGCGCCTGTGCCCTGCCCTCCCGAACGCATGTTTTGgcctccacatcaacacatatCATTGCCCAATTCCACTTCCAACTCGAACCTGAACTCAGGTTGA